One genomic region from Thunnus maccoyii chromosome 16, fThuMac1.1, whole genome shotgun sequence encodes:
- the zgc:193593 gene encoding uncharacterized protein zgc:193593 gives MFFRIPRLTPGYIRFLQTQAYHNVPVTPPAENTMPGMAMLLGAMGIGMCGYSSRQLALHHRPSTRVLQWVGTHTDASMVGTAAHRTPLLDDTRRAGAHQEIPPPSFVGHKFP, from the exons atgtttttcagaatCCCAAGACTGACTCCAGGATACATCAGATTTCTGCAG ACTCAAGCCTACCATAATGTTCCTGTGACGCCTCCAGCTGAGAACACCATGCCTGGTATGGCAATGCTGCTGGGGGCCATGGGGATCGGGATGTGTGGCTACAGCTCCAGGCAGTTGGCCCTCCACCACCGGCCCTCCACCCGTGTGCTGCAGTGGGTTGGCACACACACTGACGCCAGCATGGTGGGCACAGCTGCTCACAGGACCCCCTTACTGGATGATACTCGTCGGGCTGGTGCCCACCAGGAGATCCCACCTCCCTCCTTTGTGGGACACAAGTTCCCTTAA